The genomic region TTCATCTCTGTAACGGAGAGATCTCAGACCTAATTCTGAAAATTTCATTTGGCACGCGACAGATAATCCGAGACCTCCTTGAGCGAAGCACGGGCTGCGGGCGCCTGCGGACTGTCGGGCCATTTGTCCAGAAACGCCGTCAGTGTCTTGACGGCCAACGCGGCTGCGCTGTCCCGCTCGATTTGGCTCGGACCATAGTGCACCAGGTCCATCAAGATCACAGGGATGTCGATCATTGCCGCCCGCACAAACTCATCGAGGTCCTTGTCGGAACTGTAGCTGTCCCGGAAACTTATGAATTGATTGGCCGCCTGGTGAAGGTTCGGCGTTCCCCCTTCCTGGTAGTAGGCAAGACCGATGGCCCATGAAGCGAGAGCTTTGGCCTTATCTTCAGGGTGAGTCTTGATGAGCTCCTGGAACGTTTCACGGGCTTCGCTGAATTTCCCGCTGTGCATCAGGCTCAAGCCCTCTTCGAACAGAGTCCTGGCCCCCGGCGACGCCTCTGCCATGATCCGCTGCACCGAAGATGTTACTGCCAGATCGGGTTGGACGAGGGCCATGGATTCATGCGCGCGCATTCCCTCTGTGGTTCCCCCTCTGCCCGTGTTCACCGGGCCGGGATTCCCGGGCGCGCCTTCAAGCGCCGCGCGGCTCCCGGCACCCTCCGCGGCATCAGGTGAAGCGGATCTGTGCTTTGCCAGAAAGAGAACG from Terriglobia bacterium harbors:
- a CDS encoding tetratricopeptide repeat protein, with the translated sequence MRFPTAIALSIFGVTVACVLFLAKHRSASPDAAEGAGSRAALEGAPGNPGPVNTGRGGTTEGMRAHESMALVQPDLAVTSSVQRIMAEASPGARTLFEEGLSLMHSGKFSEARETFQELIKTHPEDKAKALASWAIGLAYYQEGGTPNLHQAANQFISFRDSYSSDKDLDEFVRAAMIDIPVILMDLVHYGPSQIERDSAAALAVKTLTAFLDKWPDSPQAPAARASLKEVSDYLSRAK